GGTGAAGTAATCTCCACCACTTTTTTCAGCAGCAAGGCTCTACTGAAATCCCTGCAAGATGTGAGCCGCAGCCTCCACATAAGTGGTAATCAATTTCTGCCGCCCAACACCGTTTTGCTTTGTGCCGTCGGTTTAGGCTTTTTGGTTGATGGCGTTTATACTGCAGCCGTGTGGTTTCGAAACCGACGGGCCCTTAATGTGGCACGTGCCGTCAACCATCATAATGGGCCGGTGAAGTTTGTGGTGACCGATGAGTTAGAGGACCGCGACGAGGAAGCGAAAGCGTGTTTAGTGCAGCAGTACAGTGACGAGTTATGCAAAGCAATTCTTGGGGCGCCGCGGACGTCACCAGGCTCATGGGCCAGATCTCCCCCTGCAGACGCCGTCGCCGAGTACGAGACACTTCCTGAGCCGATTCGACTGCTGTGGGAGGACCGTGTGAGGTACACTTTGGACGCGCGTGAGGTCGTGGGTCTTCTGCGCAGGCGGCTGGAGCCTCACTTGGCCGGGTCGAGGTACGGGCCCAGTGCCGCTCTGATGGCATTATTGTGGCGTTTGCAGCTCCTGCGCACCGTTCACGAGTCTATAGTGATCGCCGGAGACGTGGGACGGTGCAATGCCGAGTTGACCGAACTTGGAAAGCACACAGGAGCTCTTTATCGAGAGTTTATTTCTACGTTACACGCACCGGTGCGGGTCCCCTTCGACTCTTGCTGGGAGTGTCTGTCCGCCGAAGACGACCGGTTGCGTGGGCAGGCAAGAGCGTTACAGCTGCGCAACCTTTGGAGTCTCACCAGATATGTGTTTGCAGGGGGGCTCGATAAGTTATGCACTTACGGTATGGTGGGACTGCTCACTGCTTTTGCTGCCCGTAGTGCGAGTGCGATTTGTACAATCAGGGTAGACGTGGAGCAGCTTCTTCCTAATCTCTTTGGCACCGCTGCTTCCATCAATACTGGGGGAACCACCGGGGACGGTGCCATCGTCTCATGGACTGCCATGCACATCGTCGTAGCGCGTCTTCTCGTTTCCGAGTGGATGTTGCACATGTTGCGTCTGGGAATCACACGGGTAACACAGGACTACACCCACGCCTCTGCTGCATGGCGCAGGGACACTGTGAAGCACCGACTATACGATGCACTCACGCGGACACCCTTAAGTTACTTCGACAAAACGGAACGTTACGCTGTTGAGGAGATTGTGTACTACGTTAATGACCTTGAGGGGGTTGATGTTTTTGTGCATGACTTCTTTACGCGGCTGGCACAGTCTGGCATTTCATTGTGTGTGGCATTAAGGGTGTTAGACATGCGGAGTGCGGTGACCGTTATGGGAGCGGTTGCTGGAGCAAGCCTTTTAAATGCTAGCCTGAGTTTTCTCAAGAAGACCTACTGCGCCCTCTCATATTGTAATGGGATTGAGTTTGAGGCGGTTGACAGCCCGTCGGAtgcagaggaggaggagaatcGGAAAGATACAACAGACCACCTGATGTTCTGTGGGATGGACATTATCGAGCACATCCCCGAGCTGCGCCCGTACGGCGCTGACACCAAACTGATGGAATGGTGGAACAACTACACCGCTCACTACCGACGGCGTTCCTGTGGCCTGCGTCGTGTTTTCCAATTAACCTATAACTCCCGCTACCTTTGGGCGATTGACGCTCTTAAACCGGTCGCACGGTGGCTTCTTCCCGCTATTGTCGCTGCGAATGCTGCGGGCACGTGTCAAATACAAGTCTTTCTTCTTGAGGCAATACGGGCCTCGCAGGATGTATTGGAGCGTGTGGTGGACGTTCAGCGTGTTGTGGACGTAGTGGGATATAATGCATACAAGGCTGGGGTGCTTGAACGTATCCTCGACTCCAAGAATTGGGAGGATGGAGACACTGCGGAGAGGATCTGTGAGCATACGGATAAGGGCAATAGCAGTGATACTACTGCACTTACTTGTGGTATGAATGGCGGTACGTATAAGGAACACAAGGAAGGTGGAGAGTTGAGGCTTAAAGGAAACGACGTGGAGGTGCTGGCTGTTCGCGCGAACGGTTTGCAGTTTCGTTATCCAACAGCACCAACTGTTGATGCCTTTCTGAAGCCCGCTTCGTTTCAATTTGAGTTGAGGAATAGGACGACAGGTCTTGGGCGGCTTGTGTGCATCACGGGAGTTAGTGGCTGCGGCAAAACAACACTCCTGCGCCTTCTATTGGGGCTTTACGCGCCGGAGAACCCCAACACTCTCCTTCTTGAGTTTCGGTTGCGACGACATCATGTGTCGGAATCCAACGGAGGGGGAACGGGTAATAGCGGTAATAAAGAGCAGTGGGCTCCAGTTGAGCTTATACCGCGAGCTCAGCTTCGGTCTACTTTTTTCAGCTACGTGCCACAGGCCCCAACTATATTTCCTGGCGCGACCATAGCCCAGAATGTCTCACTTCGGAACCGCGTTTCAATTACGGATACGTTGGTCCTTGAGCGGGTGCGTGTCTGCACGGAGGCTGCGGGTTGCGGTCATTTCATTAAGCGCTTGCCAAATGGTATCATGACGCCACTGTGCGTGAATGTTGGTTGGGCGACGCCCGATGCCGTGCGACTGAGTTGTGGTCAGGGGCAGAGACTAATGTTAGCTCGTGCTCTATTCCACTGTTCCAGTGTACTTTTGTTGGATGAACCCACAGCAGGGTTAGACAGTGAGACGAAGAAAGCAGTCATGTCACAGTGGCGTGAGTTGCTGTCTTCTGGACTCGTGGGTGGTATCATATGCGTGTCGCATGACGCCGATGTGTTGCAAATGGCGGATGAGACCGTAACATTGTGAGCGACTCGCTGCTGCTGAAATTGCATTACTCGCAAAACTAATTGATGCCAATGTGTGGCAGTACATATGTGTGGAGGTAGTTGGGGTATGATGGCGGAAATTTAATACATGAAGCTGACAGCGGTATCGACATTCGTGGCGTGCTGTTATTTCCAGTTTTGTCATCTCCTTTTGtctcgttttatttttattttcatgcaCATGATCCATTTTCCCTCCGTAGTGTTATGCCCTCTCTTTGCGTGTCATAATGCCATTTGGTGCATGCACGAATTGTGCGGGTTGGCGTTAGAAGTGATGGGATCAACGTTGGTGGgtatgggggggggaggtaaGGGAGTAACGAAGGATTTTATGTTTCGTCGCCGTTCACATTAATATTTATCAACAGTTCTACGTGTGGAGCGTGAAGGAAATTTCATTTGGTTCCCTTCAACTTTTTCCAGCTTCCAGTATCTCCGCTTGTTCGTCGTttgattgtttgtttttccttttcattttcgtcCCTAAGATTGTTTGTGACATTTTAGTTTGTCTGAATACCGCAGTTAGTGAAGTTTTTTGTCGTCGTATCGtcgtattattattattattattattattaattttttttttttggtcacCTGTCtgacttttttaaaaaggaaaagaagcaatgggggaaggaaagaggcaTAAATCTGTGTACgagtgtttttcttttttcgtgtgcgtgtgttccCCTTTTCCGATTTTGTGTTAAACCCTTCGAGCTGTTTGGACGTGCCAGCCAAACGTTCCGCTCGCTTATTCCATCGGTCTTCGTGAtcccattttccttttttttttttttgggggggggggaccaGTACGCGTGTGCGTTTACGCTAAATCACATTGGTTTTCCTTGGGTTtgatcttcttttccttcttcccttctgtcccatttttttctttttttcttttttggtttatcGTATTGTacttatgtgtttgtgtgtgcctaCTACAAACGTATGCGtgcgtctctctctctctctctctgtgggTTGTGTGTTTCCGTGTTCAACAtgtacttctttttcacccCATTATTCGTGCATCTGCGTGTCAATTCTGTATTttaccttcccttccttcactttcttacttcttttctctctccatCTCCCTGCCCATTTTCATGTATTCATGCGCGTGGTATAAAATGTACACATGTGCATATATGCACAAACAATGACAATACGAAAACAAATGATGTAGTGGGACTGGTACCCACATCATCCTCCCCTCGAACTTTTTCAAAAAACCAGAGGTTGAAACGGTTGTGTGGGTTCAGCGCGCGTGAGTGGGAAGGTAAACTGTAAGTAATTTTTCAAATCGAGGAGGCGGAAGTGAAGGAGGTGGGGAGGGAAGTGTGCATGTACACGCTGTACCCCCGCTTTGATGCTCAACCCTCCGATCCAGCGCTTTTGGGGGAGGCTGCGGGAAATGAGTTACTGAAGGAAGTGACGGATCTGACGTCGAAGGGACACCGCATGGACGTTGGTGAATATATTCCCTTTAGGCGTTCACTGCGGTTCAACACACCTCAAAGCCGCCGCCCGGCCCGGCGCAGACGAGGCCTGCAGGACACGGCACCCGAGTACGAATCTGAGGGAAGCAGTGGCTTCTGTAGTGATGTATTGGCTACTTTTGCCAGCCAGTTGCGCTGCCTCTTCCCCTGCTGTGGTCCCAGGAGGGTGGAGGATGAGAAGCTTTGGTTTGGTTTCGCCATGACACGAGGAGTAAGAAATATATACTTGCGTGTGGTGCGGCAGCACCCAATCGTTTCCATGATTGTCTGGTCCGTCCTCTTCTTGTGCGAGACAACGATGGTGGCCATTTATTTGTGGCAAGTGTCAGGTGTTGCAGAGGGCGCCACGTGGAATTCTTTCACTGAGGAGGAATT
The genomic region above belongs to Trypanosoma brucei gambiense DAL972 chromosome 1, complete sequence and contains:
- a CDS encoding ABC transporter, putative — encoded protein: MTTTQGEVISTTFFSSKALLKSLQDVSRSLHISGNQFLPPNTVLLCAVGLGFLVDGVYTAAVWFRNRRALNVARAVNHHNGPVKFVVTDELEDRDEEAKACLVQQYSDELCKAILGAPRTSPGSWARSPPADAVAEYETLPEPIRLLWEDRVRYTLDAREVVGLLRRRLEPHLAGSRYGPSAALMALLWRLQLLRTVHESIVIAGDVGRCNAELTELGKHTGALYREFISTLHAPVRVPFDSCWECLSAEDDRLRGQARALQLRNLWSLTRYVFAGGLDKLCTYGMVGLLTAFAARSASAICTIRVDVEQLLPNLFGTAASINTGGTTGDGAIVSWTAMHIVVARLLVSEWMLHMLRLGITRVTQDYTHASAAWRRDTVKHRLYDALTRTPLSYFDKTERYAVEEIVYYVNDLEGVDVFVHDFFTRLAQSGISLCVALRVLDMRSAVTVMGAVAGASLLNASLSFLKKTYCALSYCNGIEFEAVDSPSDAEEEENRKDTTDHLMFCGMDIIEHIPELRPYGADTKLMEWWNNYTAHYRRRSCGLRRVFQLTYNSRYLWAIDALKPVARWLLPAIVAANAAGTCQIQVFLLEAIRASQDVLERVVDVQRVVDVVGYNAYKAGVLERILDSKNWEDGDTAERICEHTDKGNSSDTTALTCGMNGGTYKEHKEGGELRLKGNDVEVLAVRANGLQFRYPTAPTVDAFLKPASFQFELRNRTTGLGRLVCITGVSGCGKTTLLRLLLGLYAPENPNTLLLEFRLRRHHVSESNGGGTGNSGNKEQWAPVELIPRAQLRSTFFSYVPQAPTIFPGATIAQNVSLRNRVSITDTLVLERVRVCTEAAGCGHFIKRLPNGIMTPLCVNVGWATPDAVRLSCGQGQRLMLARALFHCSSVLLLDEPTAGLDSETKKAVMSQWRELLSSGLVGGIICVSHDADVLQMADETVTL